In Streptomyces capitiformicae, one genomic interval encodes:
- the nrdR gene encoding transcriptional regulator NrdR, with translation MHCPFCRHPDSRVVDSRTTDDGTSIRRRRQCPDCSRRFTTVETCSLMVVKRSGVTEPFSRTKVINGVRKACQGRPVTEDALAQLGQRVEEAVRATGSAELTTHDVGLAILGPLQELDLVAYLRFASVYRAFDSLDDFEAAIAELREQGERPDADDEDVDDVVEERRENDRGSAGAAQVPVPAHAAD, from the coding sequence ATGCACTGTCCCTTCTGTAGGCACCCCGACAGCCGCGTCGTCGACAGTCGTACGACGGACGACGGCACGTCGATCCGCAGGCGCCGCCAGTGTCCTGACTGTTCCCGCCGTTTCACGACGGTGGAGACGTGCTCGCTGATGGTGGTCAAGAGGTCCGGCGTGACCGAACCCTTCAGCCGCACCAAGGTCATCAACGGCGTCCGCAAGGCATGTCAGGGACGGCCTGTCACCGAGGACGCGCTCGCTCAACTCGGCCAACGGGTCGAGGAGGCGGTGCGCGCGACCGGAAGCGCCGAACTGACCACCCACGACGTGGGGCTGGCCATACTCGGCCCGCTGCAGGAACTCGACCTCGTCGCCTACTTGCGCTTCGCCTCGGTCTACCGGGCGTTCGACTCGCTGGATGACTTCGAGGCCGCCATCGCGGAACTCAGGGAGCAGGGGGAGCGCCCCGACGCGGACGACGAGGACGTCGACGACGTGGTCGAGGAGCGCCGGGAAAACGACCGCGGGTCCGCAGGGGCTGCCCAAGTCCCCGTGCCCGCCCACGCCGCCGACTGA
- the lexA gene encoding transcriptional repressor LexA — translation MTTTADSATITAQDRSQSRLEPVHAMNEATNHDGPKRALPGRPPGIRADSSGLTDRQRRVIEVIRDSVQRRGYPPSMREIGQAVGLSSTSSVAHQLMALERKGFLRRDPHRPRAYEVRGSDQASAQPTDTAGKPAASYVPLVGRIAAGGPILAEESVEDVFPLPRQLVGDGELFVLKVVGDSMIEAAICDGDWVTVRRQPVAENGDIVAAMLDGEATVKRFKREDGHVWLLPHNAAYEPIPGDDATILGKVVAVLRRV, via the coding sequence GTGACCACCACCGCAGACAGTGCCACCATCACTGCCCAGGACCGCTCCCAGAGCCGACTCGAGCCGGTGCATGCGATGAACGAAGCCACGAACCATGACGGGCCCAAGCGGGCCCTGCCCGGCCGACCTCCAGGCATCAGGGCGGACAGCTCCGGGCTGACCGACCGGCAACGCCGGGTCATCGAGGTCATCAGGGACTCTGTGCAGCGGCGCGGATACCCGCCGTCGATGCGGGAGATCGGCCAGGCGGTCGGCCTGTCCAGCACATCCTCCGTGGCACACCAGCTGATGGCCCTGGAGCGCAAGGGCTTCCTGCGCCGCGACCCGCACCGCCCGCGTGCGTACGAGGTCCGCGGCTCCGACCAGGCTTCAGCGCAGCCCACGGACACCGCGGGCAAGCCGGCCGCGTCGTACGTGCCGCTCGTCGGCCGGATCGCCGCCGGTGGCCCGATCCTGGCCGAGGAGTCGGTCGAGGATGTGTTCCCGCTGCCGCGACAGCTCGTCGGTGACGGTGAGCTGTTCGTCCTGAAGGTCGTGGGTGACTCGATGATCGAGGCCGCGATCTGCGACGGCGACTGGGTGACGGTCCGCCGCCAGCCCGTCGCCGAGAACGGCGACATCGTCGCGGCGATGCTGGACGGCGAGGCCACCGTCAAACGTTTCAAGCGCGAGGACGGCCACGTGTGGCTGCTGCCGCACAACGCCGCCTACGAGCCCATCCCGGGTGACGACGCGACCATCCTCGGCAAGGTGGTGGCCGTACTGCGCCGCGTCTGA
- a CDS encoding ATP-dependent DNA helicase, producing MTKPSLHELLHAAVTAVGGMERPGQVTMAEAVAEAIDDGSHLLVQAGTGTGKSLGYLVPALAQGERVVVATATLALQRQLVERDLPRTVDALHPLLRRRPEFAMLKGRSNYLCLHRLNEGVPQDEEDGLFDQFEAAVPTSKLGQDLLRLRDWSQETETGDRDGLTPGVSDRAWSQVSVSSRECLGASKCAYGAECFAEMARERAKLAEVVVTNHALLAIDAIEGAPVLPQHEVLIVDEAHELVSRVTGVATGELTPGQVNRAVKRAARLVNEKAADQLQTAAEGFERLMELALPGRLEEIPEDLAYTLMALRDAARTVITALGSTRDKSVQDEDAVRKQALAAVENVHDVAERISNGSEWDVVWYERHDRFGASLRVAPMSVSGLLREKLFADRSVTLTSATLKLGGDFNGVGASLGLAPEGTQGEDLPQWKGVDVGSPFNYPKQGILYVAKHLSRPARDGDRADMLDELTELIQAAGGRTLGLFSSMRAAQLAAEELRVRIPEFPILLQGEETLGELIKGFAADPKTCLFGTLSLWQGVDVPGPSCQLVVMDKIPFPRPDDPLMSARQKAVEEAGGNGFMAVAATHAALLMAQGAGRLVRAQGDRGVVAVLDQRLATARYGSYLKASLPDFWYTTDRNQVRRSLAAIDQVAKATEKEAEEA from the coding sequence ATGACGAAGCCCTCACTCCACGAACTCCTGCACGCTGCCGTCACCGCTGTCGGCGGCATGGAGCGCCCCGGCCAGGTGACCATGGCCGAAGCCGTCGCGGAGGCAATCGACGACGGCTCCCATCTGCTGGTGCAGGCGGGCACCGGCACCGGTAAGTCGCTGGGCTACCTGGTTCCCGCCCTCGCGCAGGGGGAGCGTGTCGTCGTGGCCACGGCGACGCTGGCACTGCAGCGGCAGCTCGTGGAGCGGGACCTGCCGAGGACGGTCGACGCACTGCATCCACTGCTGCGCCGCCGCCCCGAGTTCGCGATGCTCAAGGGCCGGTCGAACTACCTGTGCCTGCACCGACTGAACGAGGGTGTGCCGCAGGACGAGGAGGACGGGCTCTTCGACCAGTTCGAGGCGGCCGTGCCCACCAGCAAGCTGGGCCAGGACCTGCTGCGGCTGCGTGACTGGTCGCAGGAGACCGAGACCGGCGACCGTGACGGCCTCACCCCGGGTGTGTCCGACCGCGCCTGGTCCCAGGTCTCCGTGTCGTCCAGGGAGTGCCTGGGCGCCTCCAAGTGCGCGTACGGCGCCGAGTGCTTCGCGGAGATGGCCCGGGAGCGGGCCAAGCTCGCCGAGGTCGTCGTCACCAACCACGCGCTCCTCGCCATTGACGCCATCGAGGGCGCCCCCGTGCTCCCGCAGCACGAAGTGCTGATCGTCGACGAGGCCCACGAACTGGTCTCACGGGTCACCGGCGTGGCCACCGGCGAGCTCACCCCGGGCCAGGTCAACCGCGCCGTGAAGCGCGCGGCGAGGCTCGTGAACGAGAAGGCGGCCGACCAGCTCCAGACCGCAGCCGAGGGCTTCGAGCGGCTCATGGAACTGGCTCTCCCGGGCCGCCTGGAAGAGATCCCGGAAGACCTGGCCTACACGCTCATGGCGCTGCGCGACGCCGCCCGTACGGTGATCACGGCGCTCGGCAGCACCCGCGACAAGTCCGTCCAGGACGAGGACGCGGTCCGCAAACAGGCGCTGGCCGCCGTGGAGAACGTGCACGACGTGGCGGAGCGGATCAGCAACGGCTCCGAGTGGGACGTCGTCTGGTACGAGCGCCACGACCGCTTCGGCGCCTCCTTGCGCGTCGCCCCCATGTCCGTCTCGGGCCTCCTGAGGGAGAAGCTCTTCGCGGACCGATCCGTCACCCTGACTTCGGCCACGCTCAAGCTGGGCGGCGACTTCAACGGCGTAGGAGCCTCACTCGGCCTGGCACCGGAGGGCACTCAGGGAGAGGACCTCCCGCAGTGGAAAGGTGTCGACGTCGGCTCGCCCTTCAACTACCCGAAGCAGGGCATCCTCTACGTCGCCAAACACCTGTCGCGCCCCGCGCGGGACGGCGACCGGGCGGACATGCTGGACGAACTCACAGAGCTGATCCAGGCGGCGGGCGGCCGTACGCTCGGCCTGTTCTCGTCAATGCGGGCGGCCCAGCTGGCGGCCGAGGAACTGCGAGTCCGCATCCCAGAATTCCCGATCCTGCTCCAGGGCGAGGAGACACTCGGCGAGCTGATCAAGGGTTTCGCGGCAGACCCGAAGACCTGTCTGTTCGGCACGCTCTCGCTCTGGCAGGGCGTCGACGTGCCCGGCCCCAGCTGCCAGCTGGTCGTCATGGACAAGATCCCGTTCCCGCGTCCCGACGACCCGTTGATGAGTGCCCGCCAGAAGGCAGTCGAGGAGGCGGGTGGCAATGGCTTCATGGCCGTGGCGGCCACTCACGCCGCCCTGCTGATGGCCCAGGGCGCCGGCCGCCTCGTACGGGCGCAGGGGGACCGAGGTGTGGTCGCCGTACTGGACCAGCGGCTGGCGACCGCGCGGTACGGCAGCTATCTCAAGGCGTCACTGCCCGATTTCTGGTACACGACGGACCGTAACCAGGTGCGTAGGTCGCTCGCCGCGATCGACCAGGTGGCGAAGGCGACCGAGAAGGAGGCGGAGGAGGCATGA
- a CDS encoding GNAT family N-acetyltransferase, with protein MPPTDASTDTGTAPAPSNEDTLDLRLPDDFLARLAEDTDSYGGGDGGEQEAPSANGELLDQLADWGPVVTPAGTLHLVPVRVERELPLISRWMNDSTVASYWKLAGAEAVTAKHLRTQLDGDGRSVPCLGLLDGTPMSYWEIYRADLDPIARHYPARPHDTGIHLLIGPVADRGRGLGSTLLRTVADLVLDKRPSCARVIAEPDLRNFPSVSAFLSAGFRFSAEVDLPDKRAALMVRDRLLRDLM; from the coding sequence GTGCCTCCCACCGACGCGAGCACCGACACCGGCACCGCCCCGGCCCCGAGCAACGAGGACACGCTCGACCTGCGCCTGCCCGATGACTTCCTCGCGCGACTGGCCGAGGACACCGATTCATATGGCGGGGGCGACGGCGGGGAACAGGAGGCGCCCTCGGCCAATGGCGAGTTGCTCGACCAACTCGCCGACTGGGGGCCGGTCGTCACCCCGGCAGGCACCCTGCACCTCGTCCCCGTTCGCGTGGAACGGGAGCTTCCGCTCATCTCCCGCTGGATGAACGACTCCACCGTTGCGTCGTACTGGAAGCTTGCCGGTGCCGAGGCTGTGACCGCGAAGCACCTCCGGACCCAGCTCGACGGCGACGGACGCAGTGTGCCCTGCCTCGGGCTGCTGGACGGCACGCCGATGAGCTATTGGGAGATCTACAGGGCAGACCTCGACCCCATCGCCCGCCACTATCCCGCCCGACCCCACGACACCGGGATCCACCTCCTTATCGGTCCCGTCGCCGACCGAGGGCGAGGTCTCGGCTCCACCCTGCTCCGTACCGTCGCCGATCTCGTCCTGGACAAACGCCCCTCGTGTGCCCGCGTCATCGCGGAACCCGACCTTCGCAACTTTCCCTCCGTCTCCGCTTTCCTGAGCGCAGGCTTCCGGTTCTCCGCCGAGGTCGACCTGCCCGACAAGCGGGCCGCCCTCATGGTCCGAGACCGGCTCCTGCGCGATCTGATGTAG
- a CDS encoding IucA/IucC family protein translates to MEPASRPPAQAFRQTEQAPEPAEPLHGHVQPLPRQKGGPRNTEHRLEPVADPLDHPDPHTAAQTAAVENLLRCWVREHDLTSSIDGTLRIPLPTTGTTLLVPIHYWSPTGWHRFGPPHLAGAPACAPPVDAVTVAALLAREAAARGTHEPGSHALRPTAAHRSASVTTDQLDLVGRVADSARRVAVFIAERRARAVDSTDLFLAAEQALVLGHPLHPTPKSREGLSDAEARLYSPELRGSFPLHWLAVAPSVLSTDSAWTERGRVVPAEQLTARLAGTGLPLPDGYAALPLHPWQLREVRHRSAVAALLDAGLLRDLGPHGSPWHPTSSVRTVHRTGAPAMLKLSLGLRITNSRRENLRKELHRGVEVHRLLRTGLARQWQAAHPGFDIVRDPAWLAVTAPDGDPVPGLDVAIRHNPFGPGDDASCLAGLVSPRPYAHGQLQARTSSEPQESHDGRQPQHPSGPSRQRSVSPPHERPITGSRLADVVTRLAARTGRPRGAVAAEWFLRYLEQVVRPVLWLDSEAGIALEAHQQNTLLLLDPDGWPVGGRYRDNQGYYFRESRRADLDARLPGIGEHSDTFVSDEVTDERFAYYLGINNVLGLIGAFGSQRLANEQLLLAAFRRFLTDVATGPARLSTTLPAHLLDSPVLRCKANLLTRLHGLDELVGPVDTQSVYVTIANPLHS, encoded by the coding sequence ATCGAACCGGCTTCTCGGCCGCCAGCGCAGGCCTTCAGGCAAACCGAGCAGGCTCCTGAACCAGCCGAGCCGCTTCATGGGCATGTCCAGCCACTCCCTCGCCAGAAGGGCGGACCCCGGAACACCGAACACCGACTCGAACCCGTCGCCGACCCCCTGGACCACCCCGACCCGCACACCGCGGCCCAGACGGCAGCCGTGGAGAACCTGCTGCGCTGCTGGGTACGCGAGCACGACCTCACCTCCTCCATCGACGGCACCCTCCGCATCCCGCTTCCCACCACGGGCACGACCCTCCTAGTCCCGATCCATTACTGGTCCCCAACCGGCTGGCACCGCTTCGGTCCTCCACACCTCGCAGGCGCCCCTGCGTGCGCGCCTCCCGTCGACGCCGTGACGGTGGCGGCCCTACTGGCCAGGGAGGCGGCTGCGCGGGGCACGCACGAGCCGGGCTCTCATGCGCTCCGGCCCACCGCAGCGCACCGCTCCGCCTCCGTCACCACCGACCAGCTCGACCTGGTCGGCAGGGTTGCCGACTCCGCCCGACGCGTCGCCGTGTTCATCGCCGAGCGCCGGGCACGGGCGGTCGACAGCACGGACCTGTTCCTCGCCGCCGAGCAAGCTCTTGTCCTCGGCCATCCGTTGCATCCCACCCCGAAGAGCAGGGAGGGACTCTCCGACGCCGAAGCGCGGCTCTACTCACCCGAGTTGCGTGGCTCCTTTCCGCTGCACTGGCTGGCGGTCGCGCCGTCCGTCCTGTCCACCGACTCGGCCTGGACGGAGCGCGGCCGCGTCGTCCCCGCCGAGCAACTGACCGCACGGCTCGCGGGAACCGGACTGCCGCTGCCCGACGGCTACGCCGCACTGCCCCTCCACCCCTGGCAATTGCGCGAGGTCCGGCACCGTTCGGCCGTAGCGGCCCTGCTGGACGCCGGGCTGCTACGGGACCTCGGCCCGCACGGCTCGCCATGGCACCCCACCTCCTCCGTCCGCACCGTCCACCGCACCGGCGCCCCAGCGATGCTGAAGCTCTCGCTGGGCCTACGCATCACCAACTCCCGTCGTGAAAACCTCCGCAAGGAACTGCATCGCGGTGTCGAGGTCCACCGCCTCCTGCGCACCGGCCTGGCCAGACAGTGGCAGGCGGCCCACCCCGGATTCGACATCGTCCGCGACCCGGCCTGGCTGGCGGTCACCGCGCCGGACGGTGACCCTGTGCCCGGCCTGGACGTGGCGATCCGTCACAACCCCTTCGGCCCGGGGGACGACGCGTCCTGTCTCGCAGGACTCGTGTCACCGAGGCCGTATGCCCACGGTCAGCTGCAGGCGAGAACCAGCAGTGAGCCGCAGGAGTCCCACGACGGTCGGCAGCCACAGCACCCCAGCGGTCCGAGCCGACAGCGCTCCGTCAGCCCTCCGCACGAGCGCCCCATCACGGGATCCCGACTCGCCGATGTCGTCACCCGTCTCGCCGCGCGCACCGGCCGTCCCCGAGGCGCTGTCGCCGCCGAGTGGTTCCTGCGCTACTTGGAGCAGGTCGTGCGGCCCGTGCTGTGGCTGGACAGCGAAGCCGGGATCGCCCTCGAAGCCCACCAGCAGAACACACTCCTTCTGCTGGACCCCGATGGCTGGCCCGTGGGCGGCCGGTACCGCGACAACCAGGGCTACTACTTCCGAGAGTCCCGTCGCGCGGACCTCGACGCCCGGCTGCCCGGCATCGGCGAGCACAGCGACACCTTCGTCTCCGACGAGGTCACCGACGAACGGTTCGCCTACTACCTCGGCATCAACAACGTGCTCGGCCTCATCGGTGCGTTCGGCTCCCAGCGCCTCGCCAACGAACAGCTGCTGCTCGCCGCCTTCCGCCGCTTCCTCACCGATGTGGCCACCGGCCCTGCCCGGCTGAGCACCACCCTGCCGGCCCACCTGCTCGACTCACCCGTCCTGCGCTGCAAGGCCAACCTGCTGACCCGCCTGCACGGCCTCGACGAACTCGTCGGCCCGGTCGACACCCAGTCCGTCTACGTCACCATCGCCAACCCCCTCCATTCCTGA
- a CDS encoding diaminobutyrate--2-oxoglutarate transaminase family protein: MAVTESAVAPAGREPERACSGYEDERANTRRERDGARSAHEGILRRQSARESAARTYARALPIVPVRARGLTIEGADGRRYLDCLSGAGTLALGHNHPVVLEAIRKVLDSGAPLNVLDLATPVKDAFTTELFRTLPPGLADRARVQFCGPAGTDAVEAAFKLVRAATGRTGMLAFTGAYHGMTAGALEASGGACDVRVARLPYPQDYRCPFGVGGERGAELAARWTESVLDDAKSGVPLPAGMILEPVQGEGGVIPAPDGWLRRMREITAERSIPLIADEVQTGVGRTGRFWAVEHSGVVPDVMVLSKAIGGSLPLAVVVYRDDLDVWQPGAHAGTFRGNQLAMAAGTATLAHVRENGLAERAEALGARMLTQLREVMGEFACIGDVRGRGLMIGIEMVAPDAADTAPPSGTTRPYPPAPFLATAVQRECLRRGLIVELGGRHAGVVRLLPPLTITDEQANAVLDRLTDAVASVAAAAAGRGPGTPLTERSGGPGRAPAG, encoded by the coding sequence GTGGCGGTGACCGAGTCTGCGGTGGCGCCGGCGGGGCGAGAGCCCGAGCGGGCGTGTTCGGGGTACGAGGATGAACGGGCGAACACACGGCGGGAGCGCGACGGAGCGCGCTCGGCGCACGAGGGGATCCTGCGGAGGCAGTCCGCGCGCGAGTCGGCGGCGCGCACCTACGCACGTGCCCTGCCCATCGTTCCGGTACGGGCCCGCGGTCTGACGATCGAGGGCGCGGACGGCCGCCGTTACCTCGACTGTCTGTCCGGTGCGGGCACCCTCGCCCTCGGCCACAACCACCCGGTCGTACTCGAGGCGATCCGCAAGGTGCTCGATTCGGGCGCCCCGCTGAACGTTCTCGATCTGGCCACTCCCGTCAAGGACGCCTTCACCACCGAACTGTTCCGCACCCTCCCGCCCGGACTCGCCGACCGCGCCCGTGTGCAGTTCTGCGGGCCCGCCGGAACGGACGCCGTCGAGGCCGCGTTCAAACTGGTGCGGGCGGCGACCGGCCGCACCGGGATGCTCGCCTTCACCGGCGCCTACCACGGAATGACCGCTGGGGCGCTTGAGGCATCCGGGGGCGCGTGCGACGTACGGGTGGCGCGTTTGCCGTATCCCCAGGACTACCGCTGCCCCTTCGGCGTCGGCGGCGAGCGTGGCGCCGAACTCGCCGCACGCTGGACCGAGTCCGTCCTCGACGACGCCAAATCCGGCGTCCCTCTGCCCGCAGGGATGATCCTCGAACCCGTCCAGGGCGAGGGCGGTGTCATCCCCGCGCCGGACGGCTGGCTGCGCCGCATGCGCGAGATCACCGCCGAGCGCTCGATCCCGCTCATCGCCGACGAGGTCCAGACGGGCGTAGGCCGCACAGGCCGCTTCTGGGCGGTCGAACACAGCGGAGTCGTGCCCGACGTCATGGTCCTGTCCAAGGCCATCGGCGGCAGCCTTCCCCTCGCGGTGGTGGTCTACCGCGACGACCTCGACGTCTGGCAGCCCGGCGCGCACGCGGGCACCTTCCGCGGCAACCAACTCGCCATGGCCGCCGGCACCGCCACCCTCGCCCACGTCCGCGAGAACGGCCTCGCCGAACGGGCCGAAGCCCTGGGCGCCCGTATGCTCACCCAACTCCGCGAAGTCATGGGTGAGTTCGCATGTATCGGCGACGTACGGGGACGGGGGCTGATGATCGGCATCGAAATGGTCGCCCCAGACGCCGCGGACACAGCTCCGCCTTCGGGCACGACCCGCCCATACCCGCCCGCCCCCTTTCTCGCCACCGCGGTTCAACGAGAGTGCCTCCGCCGCGGCCTGATCGTCGAACTGGGCGGACGCCACGCCGGTGTCGTACGCCTCCTCCCACCCCTCACGATCACCGACGAGCAGGCGAACGCCGTACTCGATCGTCTGACGGATGCCGTCGCCTCGGTGGCCGCGGCCGCTGCGGGGCGAGGGCCGGGAACCCCGTTGACAGAGCGATCCGGGGGTCCTGGGCGCGCGCCGGCCGGTTGA
- a CDS encoding trypsin-like serine peptidase → MRSIRPLFAARRGGSARRRTSPVLAAVGLATALSLTATACDSGDATANAEASASAQDNGGDGKIQIPDDIKDKLKEHGIDLDKWRGGAWKNWDKDDWLREAEDYVNPIIKDLWDPDRMRDAEEPEKEVDENDLAGDQGVTDPTPESIDAEAVSTKYHDNAPEAGKVFFDAPEGTMVCSATVVQDPANPGKSNLVWTAGHCVHAGKSGGWYRNIAFVPSYNDSGLSASELQTATKEEVAPYGVWWGDWAQTSDQWIEQGGQTGGDGAPYDFAVIHVTPEEGNGGKSLEEMVGSALPVDFNAPAVPQVESITATGYPAGAPYDGETMYQCTDKPGRLSMVESDPTMYRIGCTMTGGSSGGGWVATGSNGEPSLVSNTSIGPVSAGWLAGPRLGKEAQGVYEAVSEKFAQ, encoded by the coding sequence ATGCGATCCATACGCCCGCTCTTTGCCGCTCGTCGTGGAGGGAGCGCGCGCCGCAGAACCTCCCCCGTGCTGGCCGCGGTCGGCCTCGCCACCGCCCTGTCGTTGACCGCTACCGCCTGCGACTCGGGTGATGCCACGGCCAATGCCGAGGCGTCGGCGTCCGCCCAGGACAACGGTGGCGACGGCAAGATCCAGATCCCGGACGACATCAAGGACAAGCTCAAGGAACACGGGATCGACCTCGACAAGTGGCGGGGCGGGGCCTGGAAGAACTGGGACAAGGACGACTGGCTGCGCGAGGCCGAGGACTACGTCAACCCGATCATCAAGGACCTGTGGGACCCGGACCGGATGCGGGACGCCGAGGAGCCGGAGAAGGAGGTCGACGAGAACGACCTGGCCGGTGACCAGGGCGTCACCGACCCGACGCCGGAGTCCATCGACGCCGAGGCCGTGTCGACGAAGTACCACGACAACGCGCCCGAGGCGGGCAAGGTCTTCTTCGACGCGCCCGAGGGCACGATGGTCTGCTCGGCGACGGTGGTCCAGGACCCGGCCAACCCGGGCAAGTCCAACCTCGTGTGGACCGCCGGTCACTGTGTGCACGCCGGCAAGTCTGGCGGCTGGTACCGCAACATCGCCTTCGTTCCCTCGTACAACGACAGCGGTCTGTCGGCGTCGGAGCTGCAGACGGCCACGAAGGAGGAGGTCGCCCCGTACGGCGTCTGGTGGGGTGACTGGGCGCAGACCTCGGACCAGTGGATCGAGCAGGGCGGCCAGACGGGTGGCGACGGAGCGCCGTACGATTTCGCGGTCATCCATGTGACGCCGGAGGAGGGCAACGGCGGCAAGTCACTGGAGGAGATGGTCGGTTCGGCGCTTCCGGTTGACTTCAACGCGCCCGCCGTGCCGCAGGTGGAGAGCATCACCGCCACCGGATACCCGGCCGGGGCCCCGTACGACGGCGAGACGATGTACCAGTGCACGGACAAGCCCGGGCGGCTGTCGATGGTCGAGTCCGACCCGACGATGTATCGCATCGGCTGCACCATGACCGGTGGTTCGTCCGGCGGCGGCTGGGTGGCGACCGGTTCGAACGGTGAGCCCTCGCTCGTGTCCAACACGTCCATCGGCCCGGTGAGCGCGGGCTGGCTGGCCGGTCCGCGGCTGGGCAAGGAGGCACAGGGCGTGTACGAAGCGGTGAGCGAGAAGTTCGCGCAGTGA
- a CDS encoding trypsin-like serine peptidase: MRFSHRQRLLAATGFVAALALTATACDSGDTSASDKPDSAASRTADKDGDGIPDVIADKLQEYGIDVDDWQDGGWKDWDKDKWLSEAKDFVNPVIEDLWDAERMRDAEEPARTLSPQDASVDQGVSDPVPAPVQATPERTPYHENAGPVGKIFFDSPEGSMVCSGTVVSDVNRPGRSNLVWTAGHCVHAGANGGWYRNIVFVPAYNDLGRSEEELAAGTAAEDIAPFGQWWADWAAASDEWIAGGSGEGGAGAAYDYAVLHVKPESGDESLEERVGGALDVDFSGPSATEVDAMGAWGYPAAPPYNGLTMFRCIDRPGRLSLDPSLPTMYRIGCTMTGGSSGGGWFRMADDGEPRLISNTSIGPADDTWLAGPKLGEGAKALYDDMSTSYGGQ; encoded by the coding sequence ATGCGTTTCTCACATCGGCAGCGCCTGCTCGCTGCCACCGGATTCGTCGCGGCCCTCGCGCTGACCGCGACCGCCTGCGACTCGGGCGACACGAGCGCGAGCGACAAGCCCGATTCCGCCGCCTCCCGCACCGCCGACAAGGACGGGGATGGCATTCCCGACGTCATCGCCGACAAGCTCCAGGAGTACGGCATCGACGTCGACGACTGGCAGGACGGCGGCTGGAAGGACTGGGACAAGGACAAGTGGCTCAGTGAGGCCAAGGACTTCGTCAACCCGGTGATCGAGGATCTGTGGGACGCGGAGCGGATGCGCGACGCCGAGGAGCCGGCGAGGACCCTCTCACCCCAGGACGCCTCCGTCGATCAGGGCGTCAGTGACCCCGTTCCGGCGCCGGTCCAGGCCACGCCCGAGAGGACGCCGTACCACGAGAACGCCGGCCCGGTCGGCAAGATCTTCTTCGACTCTCCCGAGGGCTCGATGGTCTGTTCGGGCACGGTCGTCTCCGATGTGAACCGTCCGGGGAGGTCCAACCTCGTGTGGACCGCGGGCCACTGTGTGCACGCCGGCGCCAACGGCGGCTGGTACCGCAACATCGTCTTCGTGCCCGCCTACAACGACCTGGGCAGGTCCGAGGAGGAGCTGGCCGCGGGCACCGCCGCCGAGGACATCGCCCCGTTCGGGCAGTGGTGGGCGGACTGGGCCGCGGCCTCGGACGAGTGGATCGCGGGCGGCTCCGGCGAGGGCGGCGCCGGTGCGGCGTACGACTACGCGGTCCTGCATGTGAAGCCGGAGTCGGGCGACGAGTCGTTGGAGGAGCGTGTCGGTGGGGCCCTGGACGTGGACTTCTCCGGTCCGTCCGCGACCGAGGTCGACGCGATGGGCGCATGGGGTTACCCGGCGGCACCGCCGTACAACGGTCTGACCATGTTCCGCTGCATCGACCGGCCGGGGCGGCTCTCCCTCGACCCGTCCCTGCCCACGATGTACCGCATCGGCTGCACCATGACCGGCGGTTCGTCCGGCGGCGGCTGGTTCCGCATGGCCGACGACGGCGAGCCCCGGCTCATCTCCAACACGTCGATCGGCCCGGCCGACGACACCTGGCTCGCGGGACCGAAGTTGGGTGAGGGGGCCAAGGCGTTGTACGACGACATGAGTACGTCGTACGGGGGTCAGTGA